From a single Alloactinosynnema sp. L-07 genomic region:
- a CDS encoding cobyric acid synthase, with protein MSGALLIAGTTSDAGKSVLVAGLCRWLARSGVKVAPFKAQNMSNNSMVTADGGEIGRAQALQAAACGVEPSVRFNPVLLKPGSDRSSQVVVLGKSVGVTTALSYRSRKAELMDTVLATLTDLRADYDVVVCEGAGSPTEINLRANDIANMGLARAAGLPVLVVGDIDRGGVFAHLFGTLALLDPADQALIAGFVINKFRGDPSLLEPGLRQITHLTGRPVLGVLPWSEDLWLDAEDSLSYSADGVVGRPQPPVGTQWLRVAVVRLPRISNATDVEAMACEPGVSVRFVTDPSRLADADLVVLPGSKSTVDDLAWLRRTGLADAIADHARRDQPLLGICGGFQMLATRIDDHVESAAGTVDALGLLDMDIEFAQEKVLTRPQGTVMGHVATGYEIHHGRVTRQGPHEPLIQLPDGTTEGVATDSILGTHWHGLLENDAARRAILTWAATRSGRDGFTPSPNTSFATARATQLDLLGDLVANHLNTAAVRRLIDQGPPPDLRALPPGAPPVL; from the coding sequence ATGTCCGGAGCGTTGTTGATCGCCGGAACGACATCGGACGCGGGCAAGAGCGTCTTGGTCGCGGGCCTGTGCCGCTGGCTGGCCAGGTCCGGGGTCAAGGTCGCCCCGTTCAAGGCGCAGAACATGTCCAACAACTCCATGGTCACCGCCGACGGCGGCGAGATCGGCCGCGCCCAGGCTCTCCAGGCCGCCGCCTGCGGCGTCGAACCCAGCGTGCGGTTCAACCCCGTGCTGCTCAAGCCCGGCTCCGACCGAAGTTCCCAGGTCGTCGTCCTCGGCAAGTCCGTCGGCGTCACCACGGCCCTGTCGTACCGATCCCGCAAAGCCGAGCTGATGGACACCGTCCTGGCCACCCTCACCGACCTGCGCGCCGACTACGACGTCGTCGTGTGCGAGGGCGCAGGCTCACCCACGGAGATCAACCTCCGCGCAAACGACATCGCCAACATGGGCCTGGCCCGCGCCGCCGGGCTGCCCGTACTGGTCGTCGGCGACATCGACCGGGGAGGTGTTTTCGCTCACCTTTTCGGCACCTTGGCCCTACTCGACCCCGCCGACCAAGCCCTCATCGCGGGCTTCGTCATCAACAAGTTCCGTGGCGACCCCTCCCTTCTCGAACCCGGACTCCGTCAGATCACCCACCTCACCGGCCGCCCCGTCCTCGGTGTCCTCCCGTGGTCGGAGGACCTCTGGCTCGACGCGGAGGACTCCCTCTCCTACTCCGCCGACGGCGTCGTCGGCCGACCGCAGCCCCCGGTCGGCACCCAGTGGCTGCGCGTCGCCGTCGTCCGACTTCCCCGCATCTCCAACGCCACCGACGTCGAGGCGATGGCCTGCGAACCGGGCGTCTCGGTCCGCTTCGTCACCGATCCGTCCCGCCTGGCCGACGCGGACCTTGTGGTACTCCCCGGCTCGAAGTCCACAGTGGACGACCTGGCCTGGCTCCGCCGCACCGGCCTGGCCGACGCCATAGCCGACCACGCCCGCCGCGACCAACCACTCCTCGGCATCTGCGGCGGCTTCCAAATGCTCGCCACCCGAATCGACGACCACGTCGAGTCGGCGGCGGGCACCGTGGACGCCCTCGGCCTGTTGGACATGGACATTGAGTTCGCCCAAGAGAAGGTTCTCACCCGTCCACAGGGGACAGTCATGGGCCACGTCGCGACCGGCTACGAGATCCACCACGGCCGCGTGACCAGACAAGGCCCACACGAACCCCTCATCCAGCTCCCCGACGGCACCACGGAAGGCGTCGCCACAGACTCCATCCTCGGCACCCACTGGCACGGCCTACTCGAAAACGACGCCGCCCGCCGAGCCATCCTCACCTGGGCCGCCACCCGCTCTGGCCGAGACGGTTTCACCCCATCCCCAAACACCTCCTTCGCCACCGCCCGCGCCACCCAACTGGACCTCCTGGGAGATTTGGTCGCCAACCACCTGAACACCGCCGCGGTACGCCGCCTGATCGACCAGGGCCCGCCCCCGGACCTACGAGCCCTCCCACCAGGCGCGCCGCCAGTGCTCTAG
- a CDS encoding GntR family transcriptional regulator, giving the protein MELHIALRGRRGFAEQLYRQVKDAILAGDLRPGDEVPSTRDLAKRLEISRNTAGVAYDRLVAEGFLSSRAGVGTYVNRDLRLAEARPAPVASGVRPLPVWDAMRERRTWPPGMSSSTSSPGIPTARRSRSPRGGRWWRAC; this is encoded by the coding sequence TTGGAGCTGCATATCGCGCTGCGGGGGCGGCGGGGGTTCGCCGAGCAGCTCTACCGGCAGGTCAAGGACGCGATCTTGGCCGGTGATCTCCGGCCGGGTGACGAGGTGCCGTCGACCCGGGATCTGGCCAAGCGCCTGGAGATCTCGCGGAACACCGCGGGCGTCGCCTACGACCGGCTGGTGGCTGAGGGTTTCCTGTCCTCTCGGGCGGGTGTGGGCACCTATGTCAACCGGGATCTTCGGCTCGCGGAGGCCCGGCCTGCCCCGGTGGCGAGCGGGGTCCGGCCGCTACCAGTGTGGGACGCGATGCGGGAGCGCCGGACATGGCCGCCAGGCATGTCGAGCTCAACTTCCAGCCCGGGTATCCCGACGGCCAGGCGTTCCCGTTCGCCTCGTGGCGGGCGGTGGTGGCGGGCGTGCTGA
- a CDS encoding DUF5317 family protein: protein MPVALGVACGLAAGGRVSALANRFTHPWLLWATVGVQTAAEYPEVLLGDGLGKPTDMETPRNEPADENTRLKYLTDVVPIPLLGKIVSGGDLLIVLGLATLVARGMRADATAGESTDRPDSVGASSGRGQ from the coding sequence GTGCCGGTGGCGCTGGGGGTGGCCTGCGGCCTCGCGGCAGGCGGCCGGGTCTCCGCGCTCGCGAACCGGTTCACCCACCCGTGGCTGCTGTGGGCGACGGTGGGCGTCCAGACCGCTGCCGAGTATCCGGAGGTTCTTCTCGGAGACGGGCTTGGCAAGCCCACCGACATGGAGACACCCAGGAACGAGCCCGCCGACGAGAACACCCGCCTGAAATACCTGACCGACGTCGTCCCGATCCCGCTCCTGGGGAAGATCGTCAGCGGCGGCGACCTGCTCATAGTCCTCGGCCTCGCAACACTCGTGGCCCGTGGGATGCGCGCGGATGCCACGGCCGGAGAGTCCACCGACCGACCTGACTCGGTCGGCGCGTCTTCGGGCCGCGGGCAGTAG
- a CDS encoding alpha/beta fold hydrolase: MPVEPVTAVLVHSPFLGPASLRPLADAFAALGHPAVLLDLRPSVVTPPVHQRLIGAFADAMSDVSLSGPVVLVGHSGAGPLLPAFAEDLEDAVRGLVYVDAGLPTPGRSWRDTAPADLYNQLRARSRDGQLPRWHRWFDDDPLLDLVADEGLRADIADEAPEVPLAFLKEPRPTVEWEGPSSYVALSGAYAAELARAEELGWVTRRLDTHHLAAATDPVPVAVAILEVLP; the protein is encoded by the coding sequence ATGCCCGTCGAACCCGTCACCGCCGTCCTGGTGCACAGCCCGTTCCTCGGGCCCGCCAGCTTGCGCCCGCTCGCCGACGCGTTCGCCGCGTTGGGGCACCCCGCGGTCCTGTTGGACCTGCGGCCCAGCGTGGTCACCCCGCCGGTCCACCAGCGGCTGATCGGGGCGTTCGCCGACGCGATGTCCGACGTGTCGCTCAGCGGGCCGGTGGTGCTCGTCGGACACAGCGGCGCCGGGCCGCTGCTGCCCGCGTTCGCCGAGGACCTGGAGGACGCCGTCCGCGGGCTGGTGTACGTGGACGCGGGCCTGCCCACACCTGGACGGAGCTGGCGCGACACGGCACCCGCAGACCTCTACAACCAGCTCCGGGCGCGGAGCCGGGACGGGCAGCTGCCTCGGTGGCACCGCTGGTTCGACGACGACCCGCTGCTCGATCTGGTCGCCGACGAGGGACTGCGCGCCGACATCGCCGACGAGGCGCCGGAGGTGCCGTTGGCGTTCCTCAAGGAGCCTCGTCCGACGGTCGAGTGGGAGGGTCCGTCGAGCTACGTGGCGCTGTCCGGTGCGTACGCGGCCGAGCTGGCGCGGGCCGAGGAGCTGGGTTGGGTGACCAGGCGGCTGGATACGCACCACCTGGCCGCGGCGACCGACCCGGTGCCGGTGGCGGTCGCCATCCTTGAGGTGCTTCCGTAG